The sequence below is a genomic window from Prosthecobacter dejongeii.
CCGCCTACACCGTCAGTTCCAAGAAATCCCCCCACCGCGAGCGCTACCGCGCCGCGGCTTAACTGAGTGCCATTCTTGCCTGGCATTTTTTCTGGCCTTTGGCATCGCATCTTTAGTTAGGCTATCTTCACCAACGCGGTTACCTATGCCTAGATAGACCGTTATGAGGGCCCCTTAAAGAAGGCCCAAATCAAAGAACTGATCATGGAAAATGACGGGCGCTTTCGCTTAGCAGCAAGGGAAAGTGGCCACGGCATTCAGAAAAATCAAGGATGGCTCACGCGTTCGCGGGCTTCATCCGCCAGGGCGGTGGAGAGGTAGCGCTCTCCGGTGCTACAGCCCACGGTGACGATGAGTTTGCCTGCATTCTCGGGCCGTGCAGCGACCTGGAGAGCAGCCCAGACATTGGCACCAGTGGAAATGCCGACCAGCAGTCCTTCTTCGAGAGCGAGACGGCGCGCGGTATGGATGGCGTCTTCATTGGTCACTTGGATGACTTCATCCACGATTTCTAGATTCAGATTTCGGGGGACAAAACCTGCGCCGGTTCCCTGGATTTTGTGAGGGCCAGGCTGGATGGGCTCACCATTGCGAGTTTGGGTGATGACGGGAGAGGCAGATGGCTCCACGGCGATGGCTCGCACGGAAGGTTTATGGGATTTGAGCACTTCTCCCACACCTGTGATCGTGCCTCCGGTGCCGACGGCAGCGACAAAAATATCCACCGCGCCTTCGGTGTCCGCCCAAATTTCCACGGCCGTGGTGCGACGATGCACAGCAGGGTTAGCCGGGTTGTTAAACTGTTGAGGCATCCAGGCACCGGGTGTTTCTGCAAGGAGTTCCTCGGCCTTACGAATGGCTCCTTTCATGCCGTCTTTGGCGGGAGTGAGCACTAGATTGGCACCGAGTAGAGCCAACAAGGTTCGGCGCTCCAGGCTCATGCTTTCGGGCATGGTCAGGGTGATGGGATAACCTTTGGCCGCCGCTACAAAGGCGAGGGCGATGCCGGTGTTTCCGCTGGTGGGCTCAATGATATGACCACCGGGCTGTAGGGATCCCGACTGCTCGGCCTCCTCGATCATGGCACGGCCGATCCGGTCCTTTACACTGCCTAACGGGTTTTTAAACTCACCTTTGAGCGCAATGGTGGCAGGCGCGTCCGCGCTGATGCGATTGAGTTTGATCAACGGTGTACGGCCGACGGTTTCGATGATGTTGGTTTGGTAAGACATGGTGTTGAAAGGGGAAATGTTAGACGTTACGTTTGTTAGGCAAGGAAGCGGAAGTCGGCCCCGGGAGACGAATTTTCTCAGTGCTCTCCACAAGGGTCACACGGTCTTCATGAACGACAATCTGGATGGAACCAAACCGCAGTCCCTGCACTTTTTGACGAACAAGGTTCGTCCAATAATCAGGGCTTTGGGATGCAGTAGCATCGGGAGAACTCATGCTTTAATCATATTATTCTTATCTACACTTGTAATGTATGAATTAATTAATTGAGTTATGGCGAGCGTTGGCTTTTTGGCTATGCTTCTCAGCCAGAGACGCTCACCACGGGGAGCTCAGATTCCAGGCCCTTTCGTTTCAGCCATTCTGGATTGAAAAGCTTTGCCTGATACTTGTGACCGGAATCTGTGATCAGTGGCTCATCGGACTGAGAGCCAGCCATTGGCGCCGCTCCAGTGAGGACCTTTGTCCAAGCAAAGCTGTCTTCACCCCGCCGGTACGATGGCGGGTAATCAATGAGTGAATCGTGCGTCTGTCCATGCTGGACTGCGCGGTGATCTGCCCCACAGGCAGGCCTTGATCCAGCATCAGCAAAGCTTGAGCTCGCCGGCGTACACTAGAAAATGCACCAGGGCTTGCGCTGACCTGCTCCAGCAACACACGCTGTTCATCGGAGAGACTGACAGAGGAAGGAGCTAGATGAAAATTATGGGTGATCATGTTCATAAACCTGATTCCAAAGGTTGAGTTTAATCAGACAATTGTGATCCATCCGAAGTGGATCCGACCTGGCCATGAAAAGAGCATCTTCCGTTGGCCGGATTCATGTCAGCAAGGGCAGTTCTCCAGTGCTGTGATGACCTGTTCATGGATGAATAATTATCATCTTATTCCTACTTATCAAGAATGAATTAAAAAGGAGTGCACTTCAACTTCCGAATGTTTCGCTTCATTCTGCACCTGAGCGATCTTTTTCTTCCTCATCATCGTCAGTGCCGCCACCATAACCCAGGACCTCGACGGTGATGATGGAGGGAAGATCCTCTTGAGAAGAAGTGTCTCTGTTTTGTGCCACCGTCTGAGCTGCGGATGTATTGTTATTCGCAGCGCTGTTGGTATTGGCCGAGCTAATACTGCCGATGCTAGGTGCCGAAACGGCACCCACCGCGGTTCCCGTGCTGGTGCCGCCGACGGAGATGTTGCCGGCATTTAAAACTGCGGCTGCGGCGATATTAAGGTTACCCGTTGCGCGGATGCCTGCATCTCCCGCATCAATGGTGCCTTCGGGAGCGATCAGATCCACGCTACCAGGGGGCACACCTTTGACTGAAGCGAGCACACCGATGCCACCGCCCGTGGCCAAGCCCGCTAGGTCTGTGGCCACATCGGCACTCTGCGGGTCAATGATCACACGCGTGGGGGGCGCGGCTTGCACAGTCTTGGATGAGGAACCTGCCGCGATGTCTCCCGTCGTGGACCAGATGATCTGGTTACCGCCACGCAGAGTAAAGATGCGTGAGATGCCGAGATTCACACTGCCGTGGGTGAAGATATTGATGTTGCCGCCAGCATCCGTGATGATGCCTGGAGGGGTTAAGGGCGCACCGATCAAATTGGCTGCCAGCGTGAGTCCCCCACCCGGGGCAAAGAGGGTGATGTTACCCCCATTGCGGGTGCGGATATCACGGGCTTGCGTACGGATGCCTCCGTTCCAATCATCTCCTTTAAAGAGTGTGGCGATGGCCTTTTTACCTTCATTGTAATTGCCGAATCCATCGCTGTCAGGGTTGTTGTGGTCACGTCCCGCATCACGAAGAACAAGGAAGAAAATTTCCAAGGCGAGGCGCTTCTGCTCTTCTTCCGGCAACAAGGCAAAACCCGCAGGGGTGATCGGCGCATTTGGATTGGTAGAGACTTCCTTGAGATAACTGGTGCCTTTGGCCCCCATCACATATTGGGTGATGAAGCTGGCAAAGTCGAGGCGGCTATCCGTCAGGCTGGTGGCTGCACCGATCCCTGCTCCTGCAATGATATTCGCGCCTTCGAATGGCAGGAATGGATTGCGCACATTCCCAAGGCTGGTCAGCCCGGCGCCGGTGCCATTGACATTGTTGGGTCCGCTGCCGAGGTCAAGATTCCCTCCGGCCAAGACTTGCAGCGTGCCGGGTCCATTGATCTGAATGTCCCCGGCCAGGGCTCCATTGCCCAGTCCAGAGAGTGTCTGCACGGTGATGTTGCCGCTGCTATTGGCGGCCACCCGCAGCAGCGTATTGGCATGGTAGGGGATGATGTCCCGACCACCAGCGACGATGCTGACATCCTGGGCGGACACGTTTTGGATGTAGAGAGACAAATCCACAATATCCCGTGCGGCCAGGATGCGGGAGGCTTTGGGTGAGAAGAAGGTGAGGCCGGAGATGTCACCTCCCTGTGCGTAGATGCGGGTCGGATTCGGGTCATTGCGATGCAGGATGGAAGGGTCATGCAGGGCCTGCCGAGTCTCCAGCACAGCTTGGGCGCCCGTGGTACCGCCAGACTCGCGAAAAAGCTTGTCCACCAGCTCCAGGAAGTTTGCCCTGGTCGTGCTGGCCTGGGTGGTGCCGACCAGATTTTGATAGGCAAAAGGTGAGGCGACTCCGGGAAGCGAATTCGGATTGGCATCCGAGACTTTGATCGTGGAGGCACCCCAGGCCGTAAAGACCGTTCCCACAGAGGGGGAGATCAGCCCTAGAGGGCTGAGCCCATGGACACTGCCCTGAGTCAGCAATTCCAGGGTGCCGGTGGCGGAGGGGGAGAGGGTGATGTTACCGGCGATGTTGATGTCCCCACTGTAGGCCGTAGCGCGGAAGGTGCCGGGCATGAGGCCAAAGGCGGTGTTGAACGGGGCGACATTGTTTTCCGCCAGCCGCAGCCAGGGTTGCGCCGTTGCGGAGGAAATGGAGGAAAGCAGTTGCTGCGTGCTCGACCAGATTTGCAGCATGGGCAGGAAGACATTGTTCAGCATCGCTCCCTGCCGCAGCGTCACATCTCCCCCGAGCGAGGAAACCTTGAGATAGCTGTCTGCGGCGTAGGTGGAAAAGTAGGTCTTATTCCAGTAACTGTTATTCACGCCTTGAGGCAGGAGGAAGGCATTGGCCACCGGTCCTAGCAACACATCGCCACGGGCACTGACATCGAAGCCGCCCTTACCGACAAACAGGGTAGTGGGCAGCCAGGTGTCAGGATCCTGGACGGCATTGGCTCCATTCAGCGCGCTGATCTGTCCAGGTGACCGCGTCGCATTGGTGGTGATCACCCCGCCCGCAGTGAGGGTGCCCTTACCGCGCTCCACGTAGTAAACCCCGGCATCAATATTATGGCCCGCCCGGACCGTCACGTCACCACCCCCGAGTTCCACCAGTTTGGAGGCATCTGGCACGCCTTTAGGCATACGGGCATTTGTGGGAGCCACGGCATCCACATTCGTCACGTCATTTCCCGCAGTCATCGTTAGATTGCCACCGCCTAGAGTACCCACGCCCTGGAAAAAATTGCTAAAGTCCACCCACCAGGAAGTCGAGGCCACAGCCACGCCAAACCCCGTCCGACCGAACTCACCGGTGGCGGAGTCCACATAACCACGACGATACAAC
It includes:
- the cysK gene encoding cysteine synthase A, whose protein sequence is MSYQTNIIETVGRTPLIKLNRISADAPATIALKGEFKNPLGSVKDRIGRAMIEEAEQSGSLQPGGHIIEPTSGNTGIALAFVAAAKGYPITLTMPESMSLERRTLLALLGANLVLTPAKDGMKGAIRKAEELLAETPGAWMPQQFNNPANPAVHRRTTAVEIWADTEGAVDIFVAAVGTGGTITGVGEVLKSHKPSVRAIAVEPSASPVITQTRNGEPIQPGPHKIQGTGAGFVPRNLNLEIVDEVIQVTNEDAIHTARRLALEEGLLVGISTGANVWAALQVAARPENAGKLIVTVGCSTGERYLSTALADEARERVSHP
- a CDS encoding YezD family protein encodes the protein MSSPDATASQSPDYWTNLVRQKVQGLRFGSIQIVVHEDRVTLVESTEKIRLPGPTSASLPNKRNV
- a CDS encoding helix-turn-helix domain-containing protein, with amino-acid sequence MITHNFHLAPSSVSLSDEQRVLLEQVSASPGAFSSVRRRAQALLMLDQGLPVGQITAQSSMDRRTIHSLITRHRTGGVKTALLGQRSSLERRQWLALSPMSH